A genomic region of Prionailurus bengalensis isolate Pbe53 chromosome D1, Fcat_Pben_1.1_paternal_pri, whole genome shotgun sequence contains the following coding sequences:
- the LOC122484334 gene encoding olfactory receptor 1052-like, which produces MHIFGLLSLPSCSLQGPHWGDTQMANRNVSVVTEFILLGLTDNPELNTVLFVLFLSIYFVTVVGNVWIIAIIWASAQLHSPKYFFLCQLAFLDFCYSSVFIPKMLVNYLAGQKVISYHGCLLQYSFVSMILTTECFLLAAMAYDRYVAICRPLHYKGLMTPTFCTHLVAACYLLGSASSLTHLRGLLSLSFCGPNIINHYFCDIPLLFQLSCSDTQHNKILLTVLSGMTSVTTFLMVVGSYVGILLTVLKSPSTRSRYKAFSTCVSHLTVVTLFYGTVIFTYLGSSSSYAPDRAKILSMFYTLLLPILNFLIYSVRNTEANEAMKRIIVRKIFAL; this is translated from the coding sequence ATGCATATATTCGGGTTGTTATCATTGCCCTCTTGTTCCCTCCAGGGCCCCCACTGGggagacacacagatggccaacagaaatGTCAGTGTGGTAACTGAATTCATCCTCCTTGGGCTGACCGATAACCCTGAACTGAATACTGTCCtttttgtgctgtttctctccatttattttgtcacCGTGGTGGGCAATGTTTGGATTATAGCAATAATCTGGGCTAGTGCCCAGCTCCATTCCCCCAAGTACTTTTTCCTTTGCCAGCTGGCTTTCTTGGATTTCTGCTATTCGTCAGTCTTTATTCCTAAAATGTTGGTGAATTACCTAGCAGGACAGAAAGTCATCTCCTATCACGGTTGCCTCCTTCAGTATTCCTTTGTCAGCATGATCCTGACCACTGAATGTTTCCTGCTGGCggccatggcctatgaccgctatgtcGCCATTTGCCGCCCACTTCACTACAAAGGCCTCATGACCCCCACGTTCTGCACCCACTTGGTGGCTGCTTGCTACCTGCTAGGTTCTGCCAGCTCACTCACCCACCTGAGAGGCTTGCTCAGCCTGTCTTTCTGTGGGCCCAACATCATCAACCATTACTTCTGTGACATCCCACTGCTCTTCCAACTGTCCTGTTCGGACACCCAACACAACAAGATTTTACTTACCGTCCTCTCTGGAATGACATCGGTGACCACCTTCCTGATGGTGGTTGGTTCCTATGTGGGAATCCTGCTCACTGTCCTGAAGTCACCCTCCACAAGGAGTAGATATAAAGCGTTCTCCACGTGTGTATCTCACCTAACAGTAGTGACTCTCTTCTACGGAACAGTGATATTTACTTATCTGGGAAGCAGTTCCAGCTACGCACCAGATAGAGCCAAAATCCTGTCCATGTTTTACACCCTTTTGCTGCCAATCCTAAATTTCCTGATATACAGTGTGAGAAACACAGAGGCCAACGAAGCAATGAAAAGAATTAttgtgagaaaaatatttgctctctga